The following proteins come from a genomic window of Hymenobacter canadensis:
- a CDS encoding potassium channel family protein has translation MWHRFNLSRFFLAVVLTIVSFGSGILGFMWIEKFTLAEAFYMTMITISTVGFGELHPMSPDGRLFVSIYIFFNLLVVAYLVSVLTTYIFDGELRNLFQMLRTDQEIRNVSNHIIVCGFGRNGSKAYHELHDGGAQVVIVEQSEALLKSTVDSLGGKILAVFGDATTDETLLAAGIARARALITALPKDADNVFVTLTARELNPGIKIIARASLKTSEAKLLRAGADSVVMPDEIGGSHMANLVIRPEVIRFLDMISGLGPNKLRLEELRPDEMRPEWRGRSIRELDIRSRTGATVIGLKHRDGELLVSPSADTIPQPGDVMLFLGTDEQIASLVRQFQA, from the coding sequence TGGTGCTCACCATTGTCAGTTTCGGCAGCGGTATCCTGGGGTTCATGTGGATTGAGAAATTCACCCTGGCCGAGGCCTTCTACATGACCATGATTACCATCTCCACGGTGGGGTTTGGGGAGCTGCATCCGATGTCGCCGGACGGGCGGCTGTTTGTTTCTATTTACATCTTCTTCAACCTGCTCGTGGTGGCCTACCTGGTGTCGGTGCTGACCACCTACATCTTTGATGGCGAGCTGCGCAACCTCTTTCAAATGCTTCGCACTGACCAGGAAATCCGCAATGTGTCCAACCATATCATCGTCTGCGGTTTCGGGCGCAACGGCAGCAAAGCCTACCACGAGCTGCACGACGGCGGGGCCCAGGTAGTGATTGTGGAACAGAGTGAAGCCCTGCTTAAAAGCACCGTGGACTCGCTGGGCGGCAAGATTCTGGCCGTTTTCGGCGATGCTACTACCGACGAAACCCTGCTGGCCGCCGGCATTGCCCGGGCCCGGGCCCTCATCACAGCCCTGCCAAAGGATGCCGACAACGTCTTCGTGACCCTGACGGCCCGCGAGCTGAACCCGGGCATCAAGATCATTGCCCGCGCCAGCCTCAAAACCAGCGAAGCCAAGCTGCTGCGCGCCGGCGCCGACTCGGTGGTGATGCCCGACGAAATCGGCGGCTCGCACATGGCCAACCTCGTCATCCGGCCCGAGGTAATCCGGTTTCTGGACATGATTTCGGGCCTGGGCCCCAACAAGCTGCGGCTGGAAGAGCTGCGTCCCGACGAAATGCGCCCCGAATGGCGCGGCCGCAGCATCCGCGAGCTGGATATCCGCTCGCGCACCGGCGCCACCGTCATCGGCCTCAAGCACCGCGACGGCGAGCTGCTGGTGAGCCCCAGCGCCGACACCATCCCGCAGCCCGGCGATGTGATGCTGTTCCTGGGCACCGACGAGCAGATTGCCTCCCTGGTGCGCCAATTTCAGGCGTAG